One Streptomyces sp. CNQ-509 DNA window includes the following coding sequences:
- a CDS encoding CinA family protein: MTTQNTDGAAAGLLALCEERGVTLAVAESLTGGLLAAEITAVPGASQAFRGAVIAYATDLKRDVLGVDSSLLAQRGAVDGEVARQMAAGVRWRLGADWAVATTGVAGPDPQDGQQPGTVFVAVAGPEGRTETRSLNLTGSRTEIRTAAVGEALTLLRRHLDAAPKGQDGRKYPENPDQEAPYSSLGER, translated from the coding sequence GTGACCACACAGAACACCGACGGGGCCGCGGCCGGCCTGCTCGCCCTGTGCGAGGAGCGCGGCGTCACCCTCGCCGTCGCCGAATCCCTCACCGGCGGCCTCCTCGCCGCCGAGATCACCGCGGTGCCCGGCGCCTCCCAGGCGTTCCGGGGCGCCGTCATCGCGTACGCGACCGACCTCAAGCGCGACGTGCTCGGCGTCGACAGCTCGCTGCTCGCCCAGCGCGGCGCCGTCGACGGCGAGGTCGCCAGGCAGATGGCCGCCGGGGTGCGCTGGCGGCTCGGCGCCGACTGGGCGGTGGCGACGACGGGCGTCGCGGGACCCGATCCGCAGGACGGCCAGCAGCCGGGTACCGTCTTCGTGGCCGTGGCCGGTCCCGAGGGGCGGACCGAGACGCGGTCGCTGAACCTGACGGGCTCTCGCACGGAGATCCGCACGGCGGCCGTGGGGGAGGCGCTGACGCTCCTCCGGCGGCATCTGGACGCGGCACCGAAGGGGCAAGACGGGCGGAAATACCCGGAAAATCCTGATCAGGAGGCCCCGTATTCCTCGCTTGGCGAACGGTGA
- the pgsA gene encoding CDP-diacylglycerol--glycerol-3-phosphate 3-phosphatidyltransferase produces MSPAPAVGQAGLWNIANVLTMVRLLLVPAFVLLMAAHGGHDPAWRSFAWAAFTVAMITDLFDGELARRYDLVTDFGKIADPIADKAIMGAALICLSALGDLPWWVTIVILAREIGITLMRFWVIRHGVIPASRGGKLKTLAQGVAVGMYILTLTGPLATLRFWIMAAAVVLTVATGLDYVKQAIVLRRRGLAAEREQRVQ; encoded by the coding sequence ATGAGCCCCGCCCCGGCCGTCGGCCAGGCCGGTCTGTGGAACATCGCCAACGTCCTCACCATGGTGCGGCTGCTGCTCGTACCGGCGTTCGTGCTGCTCATGGCCGCCCACGGCGGCCATGACCCGGCCTGGCGCTCGTTCGCATGGGCCGCCTTCACGGTCGCCATGATCACCGACCTCTTCGACGGGGAGCTGGCCCGCCGCTACGACCTCGTCACCGACTTCGGCAAGATCGCCGACCCCATCGCCGACAAGGCGATCATGGGTGCCGCGCTCATCTGCCTGTCGGCGCTGGGCGACCTGCCCTGGTGGGTGACGATCGTGATCCTGGCGCGGGAGATCGGCATCACCCTCATGAGGTTCTGGGTGATCAGGCACGGTGTGATCCCGGCCAGCCGGGGCGGGAAGCTCAAGACCCTGGCCCAGGGCGTGGCCGTGGGCATGTACATCCTCACCCTCACCGGACCGCTCGCCACGCTGCGCTTCTGGATCATGGCCGCGGCCGTGGTCCTGACCGTGGCGACCGGCCTGGACTACGTCAAGCAGGCGATCGTGCTCCGCCGCAGGGGGCTGGCCGCCGAACGGGAGCAGAGAGTCCAGTGA
- a CDS encoding helix-turn-helix domain-containing protein produces MILLRRLLGDVLRRQRQRQGRTLREVSSSARVSLGYLSEVERGQKEASSELLNSICEALDVRMSELMREVSGELALAELAQSAAATEPIPAPVRSFTVTSVTGMPDERVTIKAPKEPDPVAA; encoded by the coding sequence ATGATTTTGCTCCGTCGCCTGCTGGGTGACGTGCTGCGCCGGCAGCGACAGCGCCAGGGCCGGACGCTGCGCGAGGTTTCCTCGTCAGCACGTGTTTCCCTCGGCTATCTGTCGGAGGTCGAGCGCGGTCAGAAGGAAGCCTCCTCCGAGCTGCTGAACTCCATCTGTGAAGCCTTGGACGTCCGGATGTCCGAGCTGATGCGCGAGGTGAGCGGCGAGCTCGCCCTCGCGGAGCTGGCCCAGTCCGCGGCGGCCACCGAGCCGATTCCCGCCCCTGTGCGGTCGTTCACCGTGACCTCGGTGACGGGAATGCCCGACGAGCGAGTCACCATCAAGGCGCCGAAAGAGCCCGACCCCGTCGCGGCCTGA